In the Opitutia bacterium genome, one interval contains:
- a CDS encoding acyltransferase, with amino-acid sequence MIWKIDPRARVTIHPGVRIHSGPRVNAFGGHRPAIIWVLPGGRLTIGPGAGISSSTLVCQRELTIGARVMIGGACEIVDTDFHPHDARSRALHEQAPVRTAAVDIQEDAWVGGRVMILKGVTIGAGAIVGAGSVVPRTVPAAEVWAGNPAHPIRGAAPRADGGVL; translated from the coding sequence ATGATTTGGAAAATCGACCCGCGCGCTCGAGTGACAATTCATCCCGGAGTGCGGATTCACTCCGGACCGCGTGTGAATGCCTTCGGCGGGCACCGCCCCGCGATCATTTGGGTGCTGCCCGGTGGGCGACTTACGATCGGGCCTGGTGCCGGTATCAGCAGTAGCACGCTGGTGTGCCAGCGTGAATTGACGATCGGGGCGCGGGTCATGATCGGCGGGGCCTGTGAGATCGTCGATACGGATTTCCATCCCCACGACGCGCGCTCCCGTGCGTTGCATGAACAAGCGCCCGTCCGAACCGCCGCGGTGGACATTCAGGAGGATGCTTGGGTCGGCGGGCGCGTGATGATCTTAAAAGGGGTGACGATTGGGGCCGGGGCGATCGTCGGCGCCGGTTCGGTGGTGCCCCGGACCGTGCCTGCCGCGGAAGTATGGGCGGGCAATCCAGCGCATCCGATTCGCGGTGCCGCTCCGCGTGCGGATGGAGGAGTTCTCTGA
- a CDS encoding N-acetylneuraminate synthase family protein: MNPSASPLFIFEMANNHQGDIAHGRRIIDEMAKIARRFGIRAGVKLQYRNLDTFIHPDFRASEHKHIKRFLSTELKKDDYATLVEAIRDAGLLTICTPFDEESVDDIVNHGIEIVKVASCSANDWPLLERIVQTRKPVICSSGGLRLDEIDQVVNFFMHRHVKDFSLLHCVGIYPTQNKGVHLNFMDTLARRFHWLPVGYSGHEAPDNYDVVKAAVAKGARILERHVGVPTEKIPLNAYSMNPEQTAKWVESALLVQEICGAADGSKKIAQEEIDSLLSLRRGTFARDAVAQGETLSREKVFFAMPCAEGQTSSSEFQESMTASAAIAKNGRVTERRQRTLANQLRSLIHQAKGMLHEAHIAIGDKFTIEMSHHYGPEQFRSNGALIVNLVNREYCKKLIIMLPGQRHPNHRHMKKEETFQLLRGDIEVNLNGVLHNLKAGDILLVERGTWHSFSTQQGCIFEEVSTTHIIGDSYYEDPKIAALDPMQRKTVLTMW; encoded by the coding sequence ATGAACCCCTCCGCCTCCCCACTGTTCATCTTCGAGATGGCCAACAACCATCAAGGAGACATCGCCCACGGCCGCCGAATCATCGACGAGATGGCCAAGATCGCCCGCCGGTTTGGAATCCGCGCCGGCGTGAAGTTGCAGTATCGCAATCTCGACACGTTCATCCATCCCGACTTCCGCGCTTCCGAGCACAAACACATCAAGCGCTTTCTCAGCACCGAGCTGAAAAAGGACGACTATGCGACCTTGGTGGAAGCCATTCGCGACGCGGGACTGCTCACGATCTGCACTCCCTTCGACGAGGAGTCGGTCGACGACATCGTCAATCACGGCATCGAGATCGTGAAGGTCGCCAGTTGCAGTGCGAACGATTGGCCGCTGCTCGAACGCATCGTGCAGACGCGGAAACCCGTGATCTGCTCATCGGGAGGGCTGCGGCTCGACGAAATCGACCAAGTGGTGAATTTCTTCATGCATCGCCATGTGAAGGATTTCTCGCTGCTCCACTGCGTGGGTATCTATCCCACGCAAAACAAGGGAGTGCATCTGAACTTCATGGATACACTGGCCCGTCGCTTCCACTGGCTGCCCGTCGGCTACTCGGGGCATGAGGCACCGGACAACTACGACGTCGTGAAGGCCGCGGTCGCCAAGGGCGCGCGGATTCTCGAGCGCCATGTGGGTGTCCCGACCGAGAAGATCCCGCTCAATGCCTACTCGATGAATCCCGAACAGACGGCGAAGTGGGTCGAGAGTGCGTTGCTGGTGCAGGAGATCTGTGGCGCCGCCGATGGGTCCAAAAAGATCGCGCAGGAGGAAATCGATTCGCTGCTTTCGCTCCGCCGTGGCACTTTCGCACGGGATGCGGTTGCGCAGGGAGAAACGCTCTCGCGAGAAAAAGTCTTCTTCGCGATGCCCTGTGCCGAGGGACAGACCTCGTCTTCGGAATTTCAGGAGTCGATGACTGCATCGGCCGCCATCGCGAAGAACGGCCGGGTGACCGAACGCCGCCAGCGCACGCTCGCCAACCAGCTCCGCAGCCTCATTCACCAAGCCAAAGGCATGCTGCACGAGGCGCACATCGCGATCGGCGACAAGTTCACGATCGAGATGTCGCATCACTACGGCCCGGAGCAATTCCGGTCCAATGGCGCACTCATCGTGAACCTGGTGAACCGCGAATACTGCAAAAAGCTCATCATCATGCTGCCGGGTCAGCGCCATCCGAATCACCGCCACATGAAAAAAGAGGAGACCTTCCAGCTCCTGCGCGGCGACATCGAGGTCAATCTCAACGGCGTCCTGCATAATCTGAAGGCGGGCGACATCCTGCTGGTGGAGCGGGGCACGTGGCACAGCTTCAGCACGCAACAGGGCTGCATCTTCGAAGAGGTCTCGACCACCCACATCATCGGCGATTCCTACTACGAGGATCCGAAAATCGCGGCACTTGACCCGATGCAGCGCAAGACGGTCCTGACGATGTGGTGA
- a CDS encoding response regulator transcription factor → MSFTFVMVSRATLWRQLLRDKIESDLSARCLADCEHLDELRADLEAVDLAIIDADDGIGHATALVHTLAPARCIRYCCFVTSTRGSFLAHHLHQEEKLRGIVHSADTIAEVLRSIGDIANGAQRLSRHVDQRERRYFGALLSPRETELAEAFVYGSSNEVLAARFGLSPETVRTHRRNLFRKLDAHQQTDLIRFALGSGLVATREFVSWGRPP, encoded by the coding sequence ATGTCCTTCACGTTTGTGATGGTCTCACGGGCGACGCTCTGGCGTCAGCTCCTCCGCGACAAGATCGAGTCCGATCTGTCCGCCCGCTGCCTCGCCGATTGCGAGCATCTCGATGAACTCAGAGCCGATCTCGAAGCGGTCGATCTCGCGATCATCGATGCCGATGACGGCATCGGCCACGCGACTGCTCTGGTGCACACCCTGGCTCCGGCACGCTGCATCCGGTATTGCTGCTTTGTGACTTCAACGCGCGGCTCGTTCCTCGCCCACCATCTCCACCAAGAGGAAAAACTGCGAGGGATCGTGCATTCCGCGGATACGATCGCGGAGGTCCTGCGCTCTATCGGCGATATTGCGAACGGCGCTCAGCGCCTGTCTCGTCACGTCGACCAGAGGGAGCGGCGGTATTTCGGAGCGCTGCTCTCGCCGCGAGAAACCGAACTCGCGGAGGCCTTCGTATACGGGTCGTCAAATGAGGTTCTCGCGGCACGCTTCGGCTTGTCGCCGGAAACCGTGCGCACCCATCGACGGAACCTATTCCGTAAATTGGACGCCCATCAACAGACCGATCTCATCCGCTTCGCTTTGGGTTCCGGACTGGTCGCGACGCGTGAATTCGTGAGCTGGGGACGGCCCCCGTGA
- a CDS encoding NAD-dependent epimerase/dehydratase family protein: MPTYLVTGAAGFIASKVCEFLLAAGHTVVGVDNLNDYYDVRLKDYRLAGLLAQPDWWSRADAAKSQFHGSARSAGHFHFRPVDIEDLPALDALFSEFKFDAVFNLAARAGVRYSMENPYVYLSTNTLGTLNVLECQRKYSVKKQVLASTSSLYAGCAMPFTEELPVNTPLSPYAATKKGAELMAYSYHKLYGLDTTVVRYFTVFGPAGRPDMSVFRFIKWIDEGQPLELFGDGTQSRDFTYVDDIARGTILAAKSLGYEIINLGGGRNPISLQTVIAFIEKSLGKKANIAGKPFHVADIKETWADITKAGRLLGWVPHVSPEEGFQRTVDWYLENRAWLREVRL; the protein is encoded by the coding sequence ATGCCCACATACCTCGTCACCGGCGCCGCCGGCTTTATCGCCTCGAAGGTGTGCGAATTTCTCCTCGCCGCGGGGCACACCGTCGTCGGTGTCGACAATCTCAACGACTACTACGACGTGCGCCTAAAGGACTACCGGCTGGCCGGTCTGCTGGCGCAGCCGGACTGGTGGTCGCGGGCGGACGCCGCGAAATCGCAGTTTCACGGCTCCGCGCGGTCGGCGGGGCACTTTCATTTTCGTCCGGTCGATATCGAAGACCTCCCGGCACTGGACGCGCTGTTTTCGGAGTTCAAGTTTGACGCGGTGTTCAACTTAGCGGCGCGCGCGGGCGTGCGGTATTCGATGGAGAATCCCTACGTGTATCTCAGCACGAACACGCTGGGGACATTGAACGTCCTGGAGTGCCAGCGGAAATACAGCGTGAAGAAGCAGGTGCTGGCTTCGACCTCGTCGCTCTACGCCGGTTGCGCGATGCCGTTCACCGAGGAATTGCCGGTGAACACCCCTCTCTCGCCCTACGCGGCGACGAAGAAGGGCGCCGAGTTGATGGCCTACAGCTACCATAAGCTCTACGGCCTCGACACGACCGTGGTTCGCTACTTCACGGTTTTCGGCCCGGCGGGGCGTCCGGACATGAGCGTTTTTCGCTTCATCAAATGGATCGACGAAGGGCAGCCGCTCGAATTGTTCGGTGACGGCACCCAGTCGCGCGACTTCACTTACGTGGATGACATCGCGCGCGGCACCATTCTCGCAGCGAAATCTCTCGGTTACGAAATCATCAACCTCGGCGGCGGCCGCAATCCGATCAGCCTGCAGACGGTGATTGCTTTCATCGAAAAATCGCTGGGAAAGAAAGCGAACATTGCCGGCAAGCCATTTCACGTGGCGGACATCAAGGAAACGTGGGCTGATATCACCAAGGCAGGGCGCCTGCTCGGTTGGGTGCCGCATGTTTCGCCCGAGGAGGGATTCCAACGCACAGTGGATTGGTATCTCGAGAACCGCGCCTGGTTGCGTGAGGTGCGTCTCTAG
- a CDS encoding transposase, protein MGEVCRQLGVAEQAYFSWKRQYGGLGVRELRELRQLRDENSSLECVVADLSLDKRMLQVVMAKVRSSRVSARSPIGCERASLLAHGGRAGCSFILVPASEDQLCTSCN, encoded by the coding sequence ATCGGTGAAGTTTGTCGGCAACTCGGTGTAGCCGAGCAGGCCTATTTTAGCTGGAAGCGGCAATACGGCGGCCTCGGTGTTAGAGAGCTGCGCGAGCTACGGCAGCTTCGCGATGAGAACAGTTCCCTCGAGTGCGTGGTCGCGGATCTGAGCCTCGACAAGCGGATGCTCCAGGTAGTCATGGCAAAAGTTCGAAGCTCACGCGTAAGCGCCCGATCGCCGATTGGTTGCGAGCGAGCTTCGCTCTTGGCGCACGGCGGGCGTGCCGGCTGCAGCTTTATCCTAGTTCCAGCTAGCGAAGACCAACTATGCACCTCCTGCAATTGA
- a CDS encoding LacI family DNA-binding transcriptional regulator: protein MLSVTPAGKVTLQDVAAKAGVSISTVSRSLSGAVSIAKDTQARVLSAAEELGYRHNPLLGEVMRSTRRGGPNQYLGTLAYLTPYDDVQEWRGTPTLCRHWSAAREQAALFGFGISEFALTSHGMTGRRLGEILRARSIAGILLAAFPKDPFELVLPWEHFATVPVGHMVQNPQLDCVVSDHTQGVLLAGRVLAARGYRRIGLAIEHYQNSITNHGWANGCAALTTEIPDLAAIPPFLPDHMDEAGFLAWVRDHEVDCVLTLSTFRNAPNPMPGWLAGAGLLCPRDIGLVSLDITPATASWAGIDQNSDEIGKAAVDLVLSKIRAGERGIPRVRRSLLVHCHWRDGGTVRAGSAA from the coding sequence ATGCTTTCGGTTACCCCAGCCGGAAAGGTCACCCTTCAGGACGTCGCGGCCAAAGCCGGCGTCTCGATCTCGACGGTGTCGCGGAGCCTCAGCGGGGCGGTGAGCATTGCCAAGGACACGCAGGCGCGCGTCCTGTCGGCGGCGGAGGAGCTCGGGTATCGCCACAATCCGCTGCTGGGCGAAGTGATGCGTTCGACGCGTCGCGGCGGTCCGAATCAGTATCTCGGCACGCTGGCCTACCTCACGCCCTACGACGACGTGCAGGAGTGGCGCGGCACGCCGACGTTGTGCCGGCACTGGTCGGCGGCGCGCGAGCAGGCGGCGTTGTTTGGTTTCGGCATCAGCGAATTCGCGCTGACCTCGCACGGCATGACCGGGCGGCGGCTGGGGGAGATTCTCCGCGCGCGGAGCATCGCTGGCATCCTTCTCGCGGCGTTTCCGAAGGATCCCTTCGAACTCGTGCTGCCGTGGGAGCATTTCGCGACGGTGCCGGTGGGCCACATGGTGCAGAACCCGCAGCTCGACTGCGTCGTGAGCGATCACACGCAGGGTGTGCTGCTGGCCGGTCGCGTGCTGGCGGCCCGCGGCTACCGCCGCATCGGACTCGCGATCGAGCATTACCAGAACTCGATCACGAATCACGGCTGGGCCAACGGCTGCGCCGCGCTGACGACCGAGATTCCGGACCTTGCCGCGATCCCGCCGTTCCTGCCCGATCACATGGACGAGGCGGGCTTCCTCGCTTGGGTGCGCGACCACGAAGTCGATTGCGTGCTCACGCTCTCGACCTTCCGCAACGCGCCGAATCCGATGCCGGGCTGGCTCGCTGGCGCGGGCCTGCTGTGCCCGCGGGACATTGGCCTGGTCTCCCTCGACATCACGCCGGCGACGGCCTCTTGGGCGGGCATCGATCAAAACTCGGACGAGATCGGCAAGGCTGCGGTCGATCTGGTGCTCTCGAAGATCCGGGCTGGCGAGCGCGGCATCCCGCGCGTCCGCCGCAGCCTGCTCGTGCACTGCCACTGGCGCGACGGCGGCACGGTGAGGGCGGGATCGGCGGCCTAG
- a CDS encoding nucleotide sugar dehydrogenase, which yields MKPQESASPAASTAVARPGFADFASGSEAIAMIGLGYVGLPLAVAFARKFRVIGFDINAQRVSELREGVDRTREVTKENLMSVRSDSAAKNGVGLEFSCDPEILRGCRLIIVTVPTPIDGHKRPDLTPLVKSSTTIGRHLTARTTVVYESTVYPGCTEDDCVPIIERESGMKWGRDFFVGYSPERINPGDKEHTVDKIKKVVSGDNPVTAGLLRNIYGAVITAGIFVAATIKTAEAAKVIENTQRDLNIALMNELALIFDRMGIRTLDVLEAAGTKWNFLPFRPGLVGGHCIGVDPYYLTHKAESLGYHPQVILAGRRINDGMGKFIAEKTVKLLIANDRPVKGAKVLILGWTFKEDVPDIRNTRVIDIYQELQSFGVDVSCYDPEADAAEVKHEYGIDLVPEVSSGYEAVVLAVKHRVLQQRYGLPELLQLNPHRAPVIVDVKGFYKAEEIRSAGWQL from the coding sequence ATGAAACCTCAAGAAAGTGCCTCACCGGCCGCGTCGACAGCGGTCGCACGTCCCGGCTTCGCGGACTTTGCCTCGGGCAGCGAAGCGATCGCAATGATCGGTCTTGGCTATGTTGGCCTGCCGCTGGCGGTCGCATTCGCGCGCAAGTTCCGCGTGATCGGTTTCGACATCAATGCGCAGCGCGTGAGCGAGCTGCGCGAAGGTGTCGATCGCACCCGCGAGGTGACAAAGGAGAACCTCATGAGCGTGCGCAGCGACTCGGCTGCAAAGAACGGCGTCGGCCTCGAATTCAGCTGTGACCCGGAGATACTCCGCGGCTGCCGCCTGATCATCGTGACGGTTCCGACGCCGATCGACGGGCACAAGCGCCCCGACCTCACACCGCTCGTCAAGTCATCCACGACGATTGGCCGACATCTGACTGCCAGGACGACCGTCGTTTACGAATCAACCGTCTACCCGGGCTGCACGGAAGACGATTGCGTGCCGATCATCGAGCGGGAGAGCGGGATGAAGTGGGGGCGCGACTTTTTTGTCGGCTACTCGCCGGAGCGCATCAATCCCGGCGACAAGGAGCACACGGTCGACAAGATCAAGAAGGTCGTTTCGGGCGACAATCCCGTGACCGCAGGACTGTTGCGCAACATCTACGGCGCGGTGATCACTGCCGGTATCTTTGTCGCTGCGACCATCAAGACCGCCGAGGCCGCCAAGGTGATCGAGAATACCCAGCGCGACCTGAACATCGCGCTGATGAACGAGCTGGCGCTCATCTTCGACCGCATGGGCATCCGGACGCTCGACGTCCTGGAAGCTGCCGGCACGAAGTGGAATTTTCTTCCGTTCCGTCCGGGCCTGGTGGGCGGGCACTGCATCGGCGTCGACCCCTATTACCTGACGCACAAGGCGGAGAGCCTTGGCTACCACCCGCAGGTCATTCTCGCCGGGCGCCGCATCAACGACGGCATGGGCAAGTTTATCGCTGAGAAGACCGTAAAGCTGCTCATCGCGAACGATCGTCCCGTGAAGGGCGCCAAGGTGCTGATCCTCGGGTGGACCTTCAAAGAGGATGTGCCCGATATCCGGAACACGCGGGTGATCGACATCTATCAGGAGCTGCAGAGCTTTGGGGTCGACGTTTCCTGCTACGACCCGGAAGCGGACGCGGCGGAGGTCAAACATGAGTATGGCATCGATCTCGTCCCCGAGGTTTCATCGGGTTACGAGGCAGTCGTGCTCGCAGTGAAGCATCGAGTGCTGCAGCAACGCTACGGTCTGCCTGAACTGCTCCAACTGAACCCGCACCGCGCGCCCGTGATTGTGGATGTGAAGGGTTTCTACAAGGCGGAGGAAATTCGGTCGGCAGGCTGGCAGCTTTGA
- the tnpB gene encoding IS66 family insertion sequence element accessory protein TnpB → MSVAQRADYVRAYRESGLNQMAFAKREGLRYSTFAHWVQKAAKGELRVSPMSSSREGAMQFAQVQFPAAVPTTASLEVRLSDGVVVRGDDGIYVAVQPVDMRKQFNGLWSAVAEQLEEDPRSGAVFCFINQSRTRLKMLYWDGSRGN, encoded by the coding sequence ATGTCGGTGGCGCAGCGCGCCGACTACGTGCGCGCGTATCGCGAGAGCGGCTTGAACCAGATGGCGTTCGCGAAGCGGGAGGGGCTGCGCTACTCGACTTTTGCGCACTGGGTGCAGAAGGCCGCGAAAGGAGAGCTGCGCGTGTCGCCGATGTCGTCATCCCGGGAGGGCGCGATGCAGTTTGCGCAGGTGCAGTTTCCAGCGGCAGTGCCGACGACCGCGAGCCTGGAGGTGCGTTTGTCCGACGGCGTGGTCGTGCGTGGCGATGATGGGATCTACGTGGCGGTGCAGCCGGTGGACATGCGAAAGCAGTTTAACGGCCTGTGGAGCGCGGTGGCCGAGCAACTCGAGGAGGATCCGCGCAGCGGTGCGGTCTTCTGCTTCATCAACCAGTCGCGCACGCGACTCAAAATGCTCTATTGGGACGGCAGCCGAGGAAATTAG
- a CDS encoding acylneuraminate cytidylyltransferase: protein MTYSSATIALIPARSGSKSIPHKNIRPFAGKPLLVHSIEQARACSRVDRVIVSTDSEEYASIARAHGAETPFLRPADIASDTATDLEVFQHALRWFQSQEGSIPATCVHLRPTHPNRTAADIARAIELLAAHPEWDSVRSVVPAPEPPFKMWFIGGDGELRPVVQTDIPEAHSLPRQTLPPAFLQNACVDVIRARTILELNSIAGQRIGAMRMEQFHDIDTTEQFVAAEAAFRWSGGLPSGKTFVVDIDGVIATITPGNDYNRAGPIRENIARVNRLYLAGNKILLYTARGTVTGIDWRATTERQMREWGLLHHELRLGKPAADYYIDDRMLSLVELASLDRIP from the coding sequence GTGACCTACTCATCTGCCACCATCGCGCTCATCCCCGCCCGGAGCGGTTCGAAGAGCATTCCGCACAAGAATATCCGGCCGTTTGCGGGCAAGCCGCTGCTCGTTCACTCCATCGAGCAGGCGCGAGCGTGCTCCCGGGTGGACCGGGTGATTGTTTCGACCGACAGCGAGGAATACGCGAGCATCGCCCGGGCGCATGGGGCTGAAACGCCATTTCTCCGGCCGGCCGACATCGCCTCCGATACTGCGACCGATCTTGAGGTGTTCCAACATGCGCTGCGCTGGTTCCAGTCACAGGAAGGCAGCATCCCGGCGACGTGCGTCCATCTTCGGCCGACACACCCCAATCGCACGGCGGCGGACATCGCCCGTGCGATCGAACTGCTTGCGGCTCATCCGGAGTGGGACTCGGTCCGGTCCGTCGTTCCGGCCCCGGAGCCGCCGTTCAAGATGTGGTTCATCGGCGGCGACGGCGAGTTGCGACCCGTGGTGCAAACCGACATTCCCGAGGCGCACAGCTTGCCGAGGCAGACGCTTCCTCCGGCATTTCTCCAGAATGCGTGCGTCGACGTCATTCGTGCGCGGACGATCCTCGAGTTGAACAGCATCGCCGGCCAACGGATTGGGGCCATGCGGATGGAGCAGTTCCACGACATTGACACGACGGAGCAGTTTGTCGCGGCGGAGGCGGCGTTCCGTTGGAGCGGCGGTTTGCCGAGCGGGAAGACTTTCGTCGTCGATATCGACGGCGTGATTGCGACGATCACACCCGGCAACGATTATAACCGCGCCGGGCCGATCCGCGAAAACATTGCCCGCGTGAACCGCCTTTACCTGGCGGGCAACAAGATCCTGCTCTATACCGCGCGCGGCACCGTGACTGGTATCGATTGGCGCGCGACCACTGAACGCCAGATGCGCGAGTGGGGTCTTCTGCACCACGAACTGCGCTTGGGTAAGCCCGCGGCCGACTATTACATCGACGATCGCATGCTGAGCCTCGTTGAACTCGCCTCTCTCGACCGCATCCCCTGA
- a CDS encoding response regulator transcription factor, with product MSRGRWERFLPGIDDPIPYSFTLLSRQTLVRALLRIALGEFGAARCLGEFVSVSDVVAAGHSSDLLIVDCDTCQLSAREAAELGRSHRGRRVIFVTDVSGGYHLHLLMRYGFHGLLHKRDTVEEFRAGVAAVLRGNLFVSAHVDARERFYFSRVLSEREVEVMRVMVLQPGIKKGAKVLSMSAATLRTHRRNVFAKLEIKSQTELIAFAARVGLVSLDEACSLMRRAEIVSIDRVGRRQHRDGQSAVTGLRRIGSG from the coding sequence TTGTCGCGCGGTCGTTGGGAGCGATTTCTTCCCGGCATCGACGATCCGATCCCATACTCCTTCACTTTGCTGTCGCGGCAGACGTTGGTGCGCGCGTTGCTGAGAATCGCTCTCGGGGAGTTTGGTGCGGCGAGATGCCTTGGTGAGTTCGTCTCGGTCTCGGACGTCGTCGCGGCCGGGCATTCGAGTGATCTGCTTATCGTGGATTGCGACACTTGCCAGCTTTCCGCGCGAGAGGCGGCAGAATTGGGCCGATCTCATCGCGGGCGTCGCGTGATCTTCGTTACCGATGTCTCGGGTGGGTATCATTTGCACCTTTTAATGCGTTACGGATTCCACGGCCTCCTGCACAAACGCGATACTGTGGAGGAGTTTCGTGCTGGAGTGGCGGCGGTCCTACGGGGGAATCTTTTCGTTAGCGCACACGTGGACGCACGGGAACGGTTCTATTTCTCCCGCGTGTTGTCCGAACGCGAAGTGGAGGTAATGCGCGTGATGGTGCTGCAACCCGGGATCAAGAAGGGAGCGAAGGTTCTATCGATGAGCGCGGCGACACTGCGAACACATCGGCGTAACGTGTTTGCCAAACTCGAAATCAAGTCGCAGACGGAACTCATCGCGTTTGCCGCGCGCGTGGGATTGGTTTCACTCGATGAGGCGTGCAGCTTGATGCGCCGAGCCGAAATCGTGTCAATTGATCGAGTCGGTCGGCGGCAGCATCGGGACGGGCAAAGCGCGGTTACCGGCTTGCGACGAATCGGATCAGGCTAG
- a CDS encoding helix-turn-helix domain-containing protein produces MARPAPDTPAGYATASGTGLVLAAGRPEEIVAFDAQVVDFFVSAADVLGVPKSVAAIYGIVFASPQPLSFAEIEARLDISKGSISQGLRVLREVGALKEVSTPANRSELFTPDLELRKLVARFLEKRLEKQLTTGSSKLAALTKAVPSAAAEATELKRRLKSLTDWNNKARSLLPLARTFLKLGA; encoded by the coding sequence ATGGCTCGCCCCGCGCCTGACACACCCGCAGGATACGCCACCGCGTCCGGAACTGGACTGGTGCTGGCGGCTGGTCGTCCCGAGGAAATCGTCGCGTTCGACGCGCAGGTAGTGGACTTCTTCGTGAGCGCCGCCGACGTGCTTGGGGTGCCCAAATCCGTTGCGGCGATCTACGGCATCGTCTTTGCCTCGCCGCAACCCCTGAGCTTCGCCGAAATTGAGGCGCGTCTGGACATCAGCAAGGGCTCGATCAGCCAAGGTTTGCGCGTGCTGCGCGAAGTGGGGGCGTTGAAGGAAGTCTCTACGCCGGCGAATCGCTCCGAGTTGTTCACACCCGACTTGGAACTGCGCAAACTGGTCGCGCGGTTTCTCGAGAAGCGCCTGGAAAAGCAGCTCACGACGGGAAGCTCGAAGCTGGCCGCGCTCACCAAGGCGGTGCCCAGCGCGGCTGCGGAAGCGACGGAACTGAAACGACGCCTCAAGTCTTTGACCGATTGGAACAACAAGGCCCGCAGCCTACTGCCGCTGGCCCGCACATTTCTGAAGCTCGGCGCCTGA